The following proteins are encoded in a genomic region of Verrucomicrobiota bacterium:
- the mqo gene encoding malate dehydrogenase (quinone): protein MGNQVEKEVILVGAGIMSVTLASMLKRLDPSLRIRIIERLDSAGLESSNALNNAGTGHAGLCELNYTSERPDGTVDAAKAIQIFEGFEKSKQFWAHLVREGTLGEPGDFIQKVPHLSFVLGEKNVTSLLARFESMRQHHFFQEMEWTTDWDQAAEWAPLLAQGRDRSQPFALTRVASGTDVNFGALTRSLTKTLTTDEEVEILFSHEVTQLRRAGSDWRVRVRDRQSGKVSQFSAGFVFLGAGGGALPLLQKAGLAEGKGFGGFPVSGKWLICSNPEVVKKHDAKVYGKAAVGAPPMSVPHLDTRYIDGQRSLLFGPFAGFSPKFLKTGHLTDLPASVRLDNLLPMLTVAKDNLPLTIYLIKQVLQSPAARIEALHEFFPEAEASDWKLATAGQRVQIIKKDPKKGGVLQFGTEVVAAADGSMAALLGASPGASTAVSIMLQVLERCFGEEMGSEAWQERLAVMVPSYRRSLAEDAAAYHPIRSATDEVLGLREEAPPLVKAVSQ from the coding sequence ATGGGGAACCAGGTAGAAAAAGAGGTGATCTTGGTGGGCGCGGGGATCATGAGCGTGACGCTGGCGTCGATGCTGAAAAGGCTCGACCCTTCGCTCCGCATCCGGATCATTGAGCGCCTGGATAGCGCGGGTCTGGAGAGTTCCAATGCGCTCAACAATGCGGGGACCGGCCATGCGGGGCTGTGTGAGCTGAACTACACTTCGGAGCGACCCGACGGCACGGTCGATGCCGCCAAGGCCATCCAAATTTTCGAGGGGTTCGAAAAGTCGAAGCAATTCTGGGCGCACTTGGTCCGGGAGGGGACGCTGGGAGAGCCCGGCGATTTCATTCAAAAGGTGCCTCACCTCAGTTTTGTGCTGGGGGAGAAGAATGTCACTTCGCTGCTCGCCCGCTTCGAGAGCATGAGGCAGCATCATTTTTTTCAGGAGATGGAATGGACGACCGATTGGGACCAAGCCGCCGAATGGGCGCCCCTCCTAGCGCAGGGACGCGACCGCTCCCAGCCCTTCGCGCTCACCCGCGTCGCCAGCGGGACCGATGTCAATTTTGGAGCCCTGACCCGCTCCCTCACCAAAACCTTGACGACCGACGAGGAGGTGGAGATTCTCTTTTCCCACGAAGTGACGCAGCTGCGGCGGGCTGGTTCCGACTGGCGAGTGAGGGTGCGGGATCGGCAGTCGGGGAAGGTCTCTCAGTTCTCAGCCGGGTTTGTCTTTCTAGGAGCAGGCGGCGGGGCCCTTCCCCTTTTACAAAAGGCGGGTCTTGCCGAAGGCAAGGGCTTTGGCGGGTTTCCGGTGAGCGGGAAATGGCTGATTTGCTCCAATCCCGAGGTGGTGAAAAAACATGATGCCAAGGTCTACGGCAAAGCCGCGGTCGGCGCGCCGCCCATGTCGGTACCGCATTTGGACACCCGCTACATCGATGGCCAACGCAGCTTGCTCTTCGGGCCCTTTGCCGGCTTTTCTCCCAAGTTCCTCAAAACGGGCCACCTGACCGACCTTCCGGCTTCTGTCCGTCTGGACAATCTTCTTCCGATGTTGACGGTGGCGAAGGACAACCTTCCGCTCACGATCTATCTCATCAAGCAGGTCTTGCAGTCGCCCGCCGCCCGCATCGAGGCGCTGCACGAGTTTTTTCCAGAGGCGGAAGCGAGCGATTGGAAGCTGGCGACTGCTGGCCAGAGAGTGCAGATTATCAAGAAGGATCCTAAAAAAGGGGGGGTGCTCCAATTTGGGACCGAGGTGGTGGCGGCTGCCGATGGCTCGATGGCCGCCCTTTTGGGTGCCTCCCCGGGCGCCTCGACGGCGGTCTCCATCATGCTGCAAGTGCTGGAGCGTTGTTTCGGTGAGGAGATGGGCTCGGAAGCTTGGCAAGAGCGTTTGGCCGTGATGGTTCCTTCCTACCGGCGCTCGCTCGCGGAAGACGCCGCCGCCTACCACCCCATCCGGAGCGCCACTGACGAGGTGCTCGGCTTGAGGGAAGAAGCCCCGCCGCTGGTCAAGGCGGTTTCTCAGTGA
- a CDS encoding DUF1080 domain-containing protein produces the protein MKALSASALFFFSILPSLSAEEAPAIRALDGPLDLLDAELSQFEIWVGVPHATVKGLPEGTFQSRNVHKGRPIGFDRELKGIFTVQREGDEPVLRISGEIYAALSTLDAFANYHLSTQFRWGEKKWAPRLEKKRDSGILYHCYGEHARFWQVWKTSLEYQVQETDFGDFIPLAGNTAKPKKVPGPLVDIRGGQRQDREQFLPDQDEYFTPKGYVDASSEHDAPHGEWNLLEVFVLGNDAVHLINGHVVMVVENARQPDGTPLTSGPIQIQSEAAECYYKQLRLTPITEFPPSVLENVRFREP, from the coding sequence ATGAAAGCCCTGTCCGCCTCCGCCCTCTTTTTTTTCTCGATCCTACCGAGCCTCTCGGCTGAGGAAGCTCCAGCCATCCGCGCGCTCGACGGACCGCTCGACCTGCTCGACGCCGAGCTGAGCCAATTCGAAATCTGGGTGGGCGTTCCCCATGCCACCGTCAAAGGCCTGCCCGAAGGCACCTTCCAATCGCGCAACGTTCACAAGGGTCGGCCGATCGGCTTCGATCGTGAACTGAAGGGGATCTTCACAGTGCAAAGGGAAGGGGACGAGCCCGTTCTGCGCATCAGCGGCGAAATCTATGCCGCCCTCAGCACCCTGGACGCCTTTGCCAACTATCACCTCAGCACGCAATTTCGCTGGGGAGAAAAGAAGTGGGCTCCCCGTCTCGAAAAGAAACGGGACAGCGGCATTCTCTACCATTGCTACGGCGAACACGCTCGCTTTTGGCAGGTCTGGAAGACCTCGCTGGAGTATCAGGTGCAGGAAACTGATTTTGGCGACTTCATCCCTCTGGCCGGCAACACCGCCAAGCCGAAGAAAGTACCCGGCCCGCTAGTGGACATTCGCGGAGGGCAACGCCAAGACCGGGAACAATTCCTTCCCGATCAGGATGAGTATTTCACTCCCAAAGGCTACGTCGATGCCTCCTCCGAACACGACGCTCCCCATGGCGAATGGAATCTGCTCGAAGTCTTTGTCCTCGGGAACGACGCCGTCCATCTCATCAATGGACACGTCGTCATGGTGGTGGAAAACGCCCGTCAACCCGATGGCACGCCGCTCACCTCGGGGCCGATTCAAATCCAATCCGAAGCAGCCGAATGTTACTACAAGCAGTTGCGGCTTACTCCCATCACAGAATTCCCGCCGAGCGTCCTCGAAAACGTGCGCTTTCGAGAACCTTGA
- the msrA gene encoding peptide-methionine (S)-S-oxide reductase MsrA — MRPTFLALALLVLGLHSEALADPPTSEKAVLAAGCFWCLEAVLEGQPGVLDAVSGYAGGAKDHPTYRDHGQHAEAVEVTFDPAQISFAALLEVYWNSFDPTDGRGVIPDFGPSYRPILFFLNDEQKRIAEASKAAVQKRYPAPLAVPIEKLDKFWTAEGYHQDFVKRNPEHPYVVRWSYERMRAVGLKTP; from the coding sequence ATGAGACCCACCTTCCTCGCCCTCGCCCTTCTCGTCCTCGGCCTCCATTCTGAGGCCCTCGCCGACCCGCCCACTTCAGAAAAAGCGGTCTTGGCCGCCGGCTGCTTTTGGTGCCTGGAAGCGGTCTTGGAGGGCCAACCCGGAGTGCTCGACGCGGTCTCGGGCTACGCTGGAGGCGCCAAGGACCATCCCACCTATCGCGATCACGGGCAACACGCCGAGGCCGTCGAAGTGACTTTCGACCCCGCCCAAATCAGTTTTGCCGCCCTCTTGGAGGTCTACTGGAACTCCTTCGACCCGACCGACGGGCGGGGCGTCATCCCCGACTTCGGCCCCTCTTACCGACCCATCCTTTTTTTTCTGAACGACGAGCAAAAACGCATCGCAGAAGCCTCCAAGGCCGCCGTGCAAAAGCGCTATCCAGCGCCCCTTGCCGTCCCCATCGAGAAACTGGACAAGTTTTGGACAGCGGAAGGCTACCATCAAGACTTCGTGAAACGCAATCCGGAGCACCCTTACGTCGTTCGCTGGTCCTACGAGAGAATGCGGGCAGTGGGCCTGAAAACGCCCTAG
- the pyk gene encoding pyruvate kinase, with protein MPSYYRHTKIIATLGPATDAPEMLEKLIREGVDILRLNMAHTTPEWVADTIGHIRAVSEKVDRHVAVLMDVKGPEIRTARLSENIPLELGDSLEFYIESSQPTSQGKAVSVNYPGLPEDVQIGATVLVDSGLLRMKVVRKTATSLFCEVLTSGSLGSKRHINLPGVHVNLPSLTAKDEADLEHGIGLPSGIDFVALSFVRQAEDIATLRRFLTERGSRARIIAKIEDQAGVRNMEEIVSAADGIMVARGDLGIEIAYPKLPLVQREMVASCQAQGKPVIIATHLLESMITSPMPTRAEISDVSNAIREQADAVMLSGETTTGRYPLEAVQTMKEIIESIEPSVRHPLNKRIQLHEPKAKMLRSAAVLAQELGKSGIVVFSRSGFLPYVLGALRPCGRPIFAFTDDAEIFRQLTLPWGVEPFHMPFCENPEDTILDALAYLKRGDWVEPGTWLVVITNALAHERVIDTLQLRQVE; from the coding sequence GTGCCCTCCTACTACCGACATACCAAAATCATCGCCACCCTCGGACCCGCCACCGATGCGCCCGAGATGCTGGAAAAGCTCATTCGGGAAGGGGTCGATATCCTGCGTCTGAACATGGCCCACACCACCCCGGAGTGGGTCGCCGACACCATTGGCCACATCCGGGCTGTCTCGGAGAAGGTGGATCGGCATGTGGCCGTCCTGATGGACGTGAAGGGTCCGGAAATCCGGACCGCCCGCCTGTCGGAAAACATTCCGCTCGAGTTGGGCGATTCCCTGGAATTCTACATCGAGAGCAGCCAACCCACCAGCCAAGGCAAGGCCGTCTCCGTCAACTACCCCGGGCTACCGGAGGATGTCCAAATCGGCGCCACCGTCCTGGTCGATAGTGGCCTCCTTCGCATGAAGGTCGTGAGAAAAACCGCCACCAGTCTCTTCTGCGAGGTCCTCACTTCCGGAAGCCTCGGTTCCAAACGGCACATCAATCTGCCCGGGGTCCACGTCAATCTCCCCTCCCTGACCGCCAAAGACGAAGCCGATCTGGAACATGGGATTGGCTTGCCGTCGGGAATCGATTTCGTGGCCCTCTCCTTTGTCCGCCAAGCGGAGGACATCGCCACGCTCCGCCGCTTCCTGACCGAGCGCGGCTCGCGCGCCCGCATCATCGCCAAAATCGAGGACCAAGCCGGAGTCCGCAATATGGAGGAGATCGTCTCGGCGGCCGATGGCATCATGGTGGCCCGGGGCGACTTGGGAATCGAAATCGCCTACCCGAAACTCCCCCTGGTCCAGCGGGAAATGGTCGCCTCCTGCCAAGCACAGGGCAAGCCGGTCATCATCGCCACCCACCTGCTCGAATCCATGATCACCTCGCCCATGCCGACGCGGGCCGAGATTTCGGACGTTTCCAATGCCATCCGGGAACAGGCCGATGCCGTCATGCTCTCCGGCGAAACCACCACCGGCCGCTACCCTCTGGAAGCGGTCCAAACGATGAAAGAAATCATCGAGAGCATTGAGCCCTCCGTCCGCCACCCGCTCAACAAGCGAATCCAACTCCACGAGCCCAAGGCCAAGATGCTGCGTTCCGCGGCCGTCTTGGCCCAAGAACTGGGGAAATCCGGGATCGTGGTCTTCTCACGCAGTGGCTTTCTTCCCTACGTCTTGGGCGCTCTTCGCCCCTGCGGCCGGCCGATCTTCGCTTTCACTGATGACGCCGAAATCTTCCGCCAACTGACCCTCCCCTGGGGAGTGGAGCCCTTTCACATGCCCTTCTGCGAGAACCCGGAAGACACCATTCTCGATGCCTTGGCCTACCTCAAGCGGGGGGACTGGGTCGAGCCGGGAACCTGGCTCGTAGTCATCACCAATGCGCTGGCGCACGAAAGGGTCATCGATACCCTGCAATTGCGCCAAGTGGAGTGA
- a CDS encoding ABC transporter ATP-binding protein has product MKSVLRVFGYLQRYPRLASLQLGCAVLMTVMLLVFPETTEYTLKTVLPQRDYRLFFIMIGAVLVGFFLRDALNSARILINNEFEQKVIFDIRSELYEKIQRLPLRWFQGRQTGDILTRVTEDVTAMERVLIDGIEQGVVALLQILIVGVMLYLTDWQVALWATLPVPFLLTGAYLYTSKAKDRYRAQREATSDMNSLLHDNLSGISQIKIFTAERAEHARFNASSQALREASLRVMRWWGIYSPGMSLLGTFGYVLVFAFGGWAVMQGQMEQPQLVKFFLYLALFYEPFGRLHQLNQMALSARAAGDRVFEILDSQDEPNLRSGKALAEPIRGEIVLQDVSFAYDDTPTLRRVSLQAQPGQTIALVGPTGAGKSTLVSLLTRFYEKDAGSIRIDGQEIAELSKESLRRAVGLVTQEPFLFNGTVRENLLLGQRQATSEEMKSVLAAANALAFVKGLPKGLETNVGERGVKLSGGEKQRLSIARALLRNPPILLLDEATASVDNETERLIQEALERLLENRTSLVIAHRLSTVRSADCIYVLQEGRVAESGTHEQLTAQQGPYAKLCANAYIGAG; this is encoded by the coding sequence ATGAAGTCGGTTCTTCGGGTTTTCGGATACCTCCAACGCTACCCCCGCCTGGCCAGCCTCCAGTTGGGCTGCGCCGTTCTCATGACCGTCATGCTCTTGGTCTTTCCGGAGACCACGGAATACACCCTGAAAACCGTGCTCCCCCAGCGGGACTACCGCCTCTTTTTCATCATGATCGGAGCCGTCTTGGTGGGATTCTTCCTACGGGATGCGCTCAATTCAGCCCGCATTCTCATCAACAACGAATTCGAGCAGAAAGTCATTTTCGACATCCGCTCCGAGCTCTATGAGAAAATCCAGAGACTGCCGCTCCGCTGGTTCCAGGGGCGCCAGACCGGCGATATCCTCACTCGGGTGACCGAGGACGTAACCGCCATGGAGCGCGTCCTCATCGATGGGATTGAGCAAGGCGTCGTCGCTCTCCTCCAAATTCTCATCGTGGGCGTGATGCTCTACCTGACCGACTGGCAGGTCGCCCTCTGGGCCACCCTCCCCGTGCCCTTCCTGCTGACAGGGGCCTACCTCTACACCTCCAAGGCCAAGGACCGCTACCGGGCCCAAAGAGAGGCCACCAGCGACATGAATTCCCTCCTCCACGACAACCTATCGGGCATCTCGCAAATCAAAATCTTTACCGCCGAGCGCGCCGAGCACGCACGCTTCAATGCCTCCTCCCAAGCCCTCCGTGAGGCCTCCCTCCGGGTCATGCGTTGGTGGGGCATCTACTCTCCCGGCATGTCCCTTTTGGGCACTTTCGGCTACGTCCTCGTCTTTGCTTTTGGCGGTTGGGCCGTCATGCAAGGCCAGATGGAGCAGCCCCAGCTGGTGAAATTCTTTCTCTACCTGGCGCTCTTCTACGAACCCTTTGGACGACTGCACCAACTCAATCAAATGGCTCTCTCAGCCCGCGCGGCCGGGGATCGGGTCTTCGAAATTCTCGACTCCCAAGACGAGCCGAACCTCCGCTCTGGAAAGGCCCTCGCCGAACCCATCCGGGGGGAGATCGTGCTGCAAGACGTCTCCTTCGCTTACGACGACACGCCCACCCTCCGCCGCGTCTCCCTCCAGGCCCAGCCCGGCCAAACCATTGCCTTGGTCGGACCGACCGGGGCGGGGAAATCCACGCTCGTTTCCCTCCTGACGCGATTTTACGAAAAGGACGCTGGTTCGATTCGGATCGATGGCCAAGAGATCGCCGAACTCTCAAAAGAATCGCTCCGCCGGGCCGTCGGGCTCGTGACCCAGGAGCCTTTTCTTTTCAATGGCACCGTGCGGGAGAATCTGCTTCTCGGCCAACGCCAGGCCACCTCCGAAGAAATGAAATCGGTCTTGGCGGCCGCCAATGCCCTCGCCTTCGTGAAGGGCCTTCCCAAGGGGCTGGAGACCAATGTGGGCGAGCGCGGCGTGAAACTCTCTGGAGGCGAGAAACAACGGCTTTCTATCGCCCGCGCTCTCCTGCGCAACCCGCCGATCCTCCTCTTGGATGAGGCGACAGCGTCCGTTGATAACGAGACCGAACGACTCATCCAAGAAGCGCTCGAAAGGCTTTTGGAGAACCGCACCTCCCTCGTGATTGCCCATCGCCTCTCCACCGTCCGCTCCGCGGATTGCATCTACGTCCTGCAAGAAGGACGCGTCGCCGAAAGTGGCACCCACGAGCAGTTGACCGCGCAACAAGGCCCCTACGCCAAGCTCTGCGCCAACGCCTACATCGGGGCAGGGTAA
- a CDS encoding nitroreductase family protein — MSTSPHDLTHWIRARRTVKVLGEVDSHRAVPKELAARNRSWVLAAIETAGWAPFHHPRQEGGLAEPWRVHVLWDEAAWKLACHLREERGVRTKEPQLAAACQALLLVTWLPEFGEPEQKRASPLSEEGQRTRDEEHLAATAAMVQNLLLLLTEQGIGNYWSSGGVLREKEVLAHLGVGPEERLLAALFLEYPEMREEGFQRKPGALRDRRGRGWVREVGDSSFDF, encoded by the coding sequence ATGTCGACCTCGCCTCATGATCTGACCCACTGGATCCGGGCTCGGCGCACCGTGAAGGTGCTGGGCGAAGTCGATTCGCATCGAGCTGTCCCGAAGGAGTTGGCTGCTCGCAATCGCTCTTGGGTGCTGGCGGCCATCGAAACGGCGGGTTGGGCCCCCTTTCATCACCCCCGGCAGGAGGGGGGCTTGGCCGAGCCTTGGCGGGTGCATGTCTTATGGGACGAAGCGGCTTGGAAACTCGCTTGCCACTTGCGCGAGGAGCGGGGCGTGCGGACGAAGGAACCGCAGTTGGCCGCGGCCTGCCAGGCCTTGCTTTTAGTGACGTGGTTGCCCGAGTTTGGCGAGCCCGAGCAGAAGAGAGCCTCCCCGCTCTCAGAAGAAGGACAGCGCACTCGCGACGAAGAGCACCTCGCGGCCACCGCCGCCATGGTGCAGAATCTTTTGCTGCTGCTGACCGAGCAGGGGATCGGGAATTATTGGTCGAGTGGAGGGGTGCTCCGGGAGAAGGAGGTCTTGGCTCATCTGGGCGTGGGCCCGGAGGAGCGTCTTTTGGCGGCCTTGTTTCTGGAGTATCCTGAGATGCGGGAAGAGGGCTTCCAGAGGAAACCGGGAGCCCTGCGTGATCGCCGAGGGAGGGGTTGGGTGCGGGAAGTGGGGGATTCGAGTTTCGATTTCTGA
- the efp gene encoding elongation factor P, producing the protein MAVVATNLKKGQCINYKGEMGVVLGLDHRTPGKGNALIMAKIRSFQTGKTKDIRFASSDKVDIVPAERKKVEYSYADGTGYFFMDPETYDTFEVPGDILGEDAGWLTENMEVEVLYVDGKLVSTELPPSIEMEVTEAAEGLKGDTANNPQKPVTLSCGKTIQAPLFVKEGDLVKVDPSSGEYLGRA; encoded by the coding sequence ATGGCCGTCGTCGCTACCAACCTCAAAAAAGGGCAGTGCATCAACTACAAGGGAGAAATGGGGGTGGTCCTCGGACTCGACCATCGCACCCCCGGCAAGGGCAACGCCCTCATCATGGCCAAGATTCGTTCCTTCCAAACGGGCAAAACCAAGGACATCCGCTTCGCCTCCTCGGACAAGGTCGACATCGTACCCGCCGAGCGCAAGAAAGTGGAATACAGTTACGCCGACGGCACGGGCTACTTCTTCATGGACCCGGAAACCTATGACACCTTCGAAGTGCCCGGGGACATCTTGGGGGAAGACGCCGGCTGGCTGACTGAAAACATGGAAGTGGAAGTGCTCTACGTGGACGGCAAGCTCGTCTCGACCGAACTCCCTCCCTCCATCGAAATGGAAGTGACCGAAGCGGCCGAAGGACTCAAGGGAGACACCGCCAACAACCCGCAAAAACCCGTGACCCTCTCCTGCGGCAAAACCATCCAAGCCCCGCTCTTCGTCAAAGAGGGCGACCTCGTCAAGGTCGATCCCTCCAGCGGCGAATACCTCGGCCGCGCCTGA
- a CDS encoding class I SAM-dependent methyltransferase — MASYQAVAPWYRLLEKSVFGGQLDEARRQGQALLTPARAPLHRLLVPGVGNGAGLQDLARGWKEVVVFDPSPGMLTRARKRLGDALSYLRLEELSTIEEPFDALLTCFVLDHFQPEEQQEAIGTWGERLRPGGWWVDVDFQPARRVAPGWSRWKARGLLALMLRFFQLTCGISAKRLHSPEDFFAQSGFTLETIWQSRDRFLRAHAWRLAPDA; from the coding sequence GTGGCCAGCTACCAGGCCGTGGCCCCTTGGTATCGACTCTTGGAGAAAAGCGTTTTCGGAGGCCAGCTCGACGAAGCCCGCCGTCAAGGACAAGCCCTCCTCACCCCCGCCCGTGCCCCCCTCCACCGCCTTTTGGTCCCCGGGGTGGGGAACGGAGCCGGTCTGCAAGACTTGGCGCGAGGATGGAAAGAAGTGGTCGTCTTCGATCCCAGCCCGGGCATGCTGACACGGGCCCGAAAGCGCCTTGGCGATGCCTTATCCTACCTCCGTCTGGAGGAACTCTCTACCATCGAAGAGCCCTTCGACGCCCTCCTGACTTGCTTCGTGCTCGATCACTTTCAGCCCGAAGAGCAGCAGGAAGCCATTGGCACTTGGGGGGAGCGTCTCCGCCCTGGAGGCTGGTGGGTGGATGTCGACTTCCAGCCCGCTCGGCGGGTGGCACCCGGATGGTCTCGCTGGAAGGCGCGGGGACTCCTTGCCCTCATGCTCCGCTTCTTCCAGCTGACTTGTGGGATTTCCGCCAAGCGCCTGCACTCGCCGGAAGACTTCTTTGCGCAAAGTGGCTTCACGCTGGAAACGATCTGGCAGTCTCGCGACCGCTTTCTTCGGGCGCACGCTTGGCGCCTAGCGCCTGACGCGTAG
- a CDS encoding hybrid sensor histidine kinase/response regulator yields the protein MKAAPRPAILYVDDEEKSLEYFSQLFGEDFPIFVAKSAREGLQILEENAEAIGVVMSDQRMPGETGVEFLEKVRRLNPSMVRILVTAFTDYDAAMSAVNEGGIHKHLKKPWEFDHLEEVLQQSLAWHDLLRERDQLLAEKASTIQNILMADRVAGVGILAEGMNHHFRNALTSLRTFLEMIPETLEDTLDGAALRNEDFWVEFREAVVSQVDRMEEVLDQMWSVSYHRTRKDKAEVSLSEVIQESATLLKEKFLEKKITLEISIEDDLPPIEAYASQMVQLFRLLLEEEHSVISEGGQLFITAVEVEEKGEPGVLICVEDDGPRISEDQSSRVFDPFYMRAKDSNALGVNLAACYVIIFHHKGWIKAEPWKEGGTRLRVWLPQKFSARTEGNAESFLGKMKDFEMRWQNLQSRVVGVS from the coding sequence ATGAAGGCCGCTCCCCGCCCAGCGATCCTCTATGTCGATGATGAGGAGAAGTCGCTCGAGTATTTTTCCCAATTGTTTGGGGAGGATTTCCCGATTTTTGTGGCCAAGAGCGCGCGCGAGGGTCTGCAGATTCTGGAAGAGAATGCGGAGGCCATTGGGGTCGTGATGAGCGATCAGCGAATGCCCGGCGAGACGGGGGTGGAGTTTTTAGAGAAGGTCCGTCGATTGAATCCCAGCATGGTGCGGATTCTTGTGACGGCTTTCACGGATTACGACGCCGCCATGTCCGCGGTGAATGAAGGAGGCATTCACAAGCATCTCAAGAAGCCTTGGGAGTTTGATCATTTGGAGGAGGTTCTGCAGCAGTCCCTGGCGTGGCACGATCTTTTGAGGGAGCGGGACCAGCTGCTGGCCGAAAAGGCTTCGACCATCCAGAACATTCTCATGGCGGATCGGGTGGCTGGGGTCGGCATTCTGGCGGAGGGCATGAATCACCATTTCCGCAATGCACTCACTTCCCTGCGGACTTTCCTGGAGATGATTCCCGAGACTTTGGAGGACACCTTGGACGGGGCTGCCCTGCGCAACGAGGACTTTTGGGTCGAGTTTCGAGAGGCGGTCGTGAGTCAGGTGGATCGGATGGAGGAGGTGCTCGATCAGATGTGGTCGGTCTCTTACCACCGGACGCGCAAGGACAAGGCGGAAGTATCGCTGTCAGAGGTCATTCAAGAGTCCGCGACCTTACTCAAGGAAAAGTTTCTCGAGAAGAAGATCACTCTGGAGATCAGTATCGAGGACGATCTCCCCCCCATCGAAGCCTACGCCAGCCAGATGGTGCAGCTCTTCCGTCTTCTTTTAGAAGAGGAGCACAGTGTCATTTCAGAAGGCGGCCAGCTCTTCATCACAGCGGTGGAAGTGGAGGAGAAAGGGGAGCCGGGAGTGCTCATTTGCGTGGAAGACGATGGTCCGCGGATTTCGGAGGACCAATCCAGCCGAGTCTTTGATCCCTTCTACATGCGGGCTAAGGATTCCAATGCGCTGGGCGTGAATTTGGCCGCCTGCTACGTCATCATTTTTCATCACAAAGGCTGGATCAAGGCGGAGCCTTGGAAGGAGGGGGGAACGCGTTTGAGGGTCTGGCTCCCCCAAAAGTTCAGTGCGAGAACGGAGGGGAATGCAGAGAGTTTCTTGGGAAAGATGAAGGATTTTGAGATGCGCTGGCAGAATCTTCAGTCCCGCGTGGTGGGGGTGAGCTGA